A genomic stretch from Desulfolutivibrio sulfodismutans DSM 3696 includes:
- a CDS encoding D-sedoheptulose 7-phosphate isomerase, whose product MSGHVVEDILGYAREGCALRERFFAENAEHIARVARTMAVCLARGGKIVLCGNGGSAADAQHLAAEFVNRFQIERPPLPALALTTDTSALTAIGNDYGFERIFAKQVQALGARGDVLVGISTSGNSPNVLEAMRAARDKGMVTVGLAGQNGEIVPLSDFALLVPHTTTALIQEIHIATGHLLCRLVDYYLFEAVMELRPYLDEG is encoded by the coding sequence ATGTCCGGCCATGTGGTGGAAGACATCCTGGGGTATGCCCGGGAAGGCTGCGCCCTGCGGGAGCGCTTTTTCGCCGAAAACGCCGAGCATATCGCCCGGGTGGCCCGGACCATGGCCGTCTGTCTGGCCCGGGGCGGCAAGATTGTATTGTGCGGCAACGGCGGCAGCGCGGCCGACGCCCAGCATCTGGCCGCCGAATTCGTCAACCGCTTCCAGATCGAACGCCCGCCCCTGCCCGCCCTGGCCCTGACCACGGACACCTCGGCGCTGACGGCCATCGGCAACGACTACGGCTTCGAACGGATTTTCGCCAAGCAGGTGCAGGCCCTGGGGGCGCGCGGCGACGTGCTCGTCGGCATCTCCACCTCGGGCAACAGCCCAAACGTCCTGGAGGCCATGCGCGCCGCCCGCGACAAGGGCATGGTCACCGTGGGCCTGGCCGGCCAAAACGGGGAGATCGTCCCCTTAAGCGACTTCGCCCTGCTCGTGCCCCACACCACCACCGCGCTCATCCAGGAAATCCATATCGCCACCGGACATCTTCTCTGTCGGCTGGTTGATTATTATCTTTTTGAAGCGGTCATGGAGTTGCGCCCCTATCTCGACGAGGGATAG
- a CDS encoding HDOD domain-containing protein: MTDTPAMDIDPALAAAAREKTAARFIGTDLAHPAVAALFELSVMRLAREAVADPGRVKPTPPPPPGPLQMGAAEFGPSRRLVDDIVPPPLPRAFLALQEVLGNPRSSLRDIAAVVSHDPGLSALLLKLANSAFYGFSGRVDTIERAVGLLGAAEVHALAAGAAVSTLFRDNPYPDLLDIPLFWKHSVACAIVSRFLAERCGQKNPERFFLAGLLHDIGKVLLAVAEPEMVGMALELARRDNLSVLRAEKHVFAFDHAELGGRVIAKWHFPDALALIVAGHHDPQLCGHDPEPALVHVADMVVLALGVGTRPDPLVPALCPEAFASLNIHPQDLCLAAAELDERLPPLSMAFLETGTR, translated from the coding sequence ATGACCGACACCCCCGCCATGGACATTGATCCGGCACTTGCGGCCGCCGCCCGGGAAAAGACCGCCGCCCGATTCATCGGCACGGATCTGGCCCATCCGGCCGTGGCCGCGCTTTTCGAACTGAGCGTCATGCGCCTGGCCCGCGAGGCGGTTGCCGATCCCGGGCGCGTCAAGCCCACGCCGCCGCCCCCCCCGGGGCCGCTCCAGATGGGGGCGGCCGAATTCGGGCCGTCGCGGCGACTGGTGGACGATATCGTGCCGCCGCCCCTGCCCCGGGCCTTTCTGGCCCTCCAGGAGGTGCTCGGCAACCCGCGCTCCTCCCTGCGCGACATCGCCGCCGTGGTGTCCCACGATCCGGGCCTGTCGGCCCTTTTGCTCAAGCTGGCCAACAGCGCCTTTTACGGCTTTTCCGGGCGGGTGGACACCATCGAACGGGCTGTGGGGCTGCTGGGGGCCGCCGAGGTGCATGCCCTGGCCGCCGGGGCCGCCGTGAGCACCCTTTTTCGGGACAATCCCTATCCCGATCTCCTCGATATTCCGCTTTTTTGGAAGCACAGCGTGGCCTGCGCCATCGTGTCCCGCTTCCTGGCCGAACGGTGCGGCCAGAAGAATCCGGAACGCTTTTTCCTGGCCGGGCTGCTGCACGACATCGGCAAGGTGCTTTTGGCCGTGGCCGAGCCGGAAATGGTGGGCATGGCCCTGGAGCTGGCCCGTCGCGACAATCTGTCCGTCCTGCGGGCGGAAAAACACGTCTTCGCCTTCGACCACGCCGAGCTGGGAGGCCGGGTCATCGCCAAATGGCATTTCCCCGACGCCCTGGCCCTGATCGTGGCCGGGCACCATGATCCCCAGTTGTGCGGCCACGACCCCGAACCGGCCCTGGTGCATGTGGCCGACATGGTCGTCCTGGCCCTGGGGGTCGGGACGCGCCCGGACCCCCTCGTCCCGGCCCTGTGCCCCGAGGCCTTTGCCTCCCTGAACATCCATCCCCAGGATCTGTGCCTGGCCGCTGCGGAACTTGACGAACGCCTGCCGCCCCTGAGCATGGCCTTCCTGGAGACGGGGACGCGGTAA
- a CDS encoding response regulator, which produces MSECRVLLVDDEDAYVETLAKRLTRRGLTVYTADRGEKALAILDEHPVDVVILDVKMPGMDGIETLTRIKKSHASVEVIMLTGHANVDAAIRGMEQGAFDYLMKPAEMDDLFYKIQDAQKKRRLAGHGAD; this is translated from the coding sequence GTGAGCGAGTGTAGGGTGCTTTTGGTGGACGACGAGGACGCCTACGTGGAGACGCTGGCCAAGCGGCTGACCCGCCGGGGACTCACGGTATATACCGCCGACCGGGGGGAAAAGGCCCTGGCGATTTTGGACGAGCATCCCGTGGATGTGGTGATTTTGGACGTGAAGATGCCCGGAATGGACGGCATCGAGACACTGACCAGAATCAAGAAGAGCCACGCCAGCGTGGAGGTGATCATGCTCACGGGCCATGCCAATGTGGACGCGGCCATCCGGGGCATGGAACAGGGGGCCTTCGACTATCTCATGAAGCCTGCCGAAATGGACGATCTGTTCTACAAAATCCAGGACGCCCAGAAAAAACGGCGCCTGGCCGGACACGGCGCGGACTGA
- the cysQ gene encoding 3'(2'),5'-bisphosphate nucleotidase CysQ, giving the protein MHHDDILTLCGIARLAGQEILRVAETAFAVDTKADDSPVTQADRASDAIIRQALGELYPDIPILSEESGQSDYAVRKDWKRFWLVDPLDGTKEFIKRNGEFTVNIALMEKNRPVFGIIQVPTKDDIYFGGPSQGAFRLSGTGAPVPIAVRQPAPGAPVLVGASRSHPDANLDAYLAALPPHELVTAGSAYKFCLLAQGTIHLYPRFNPTMEWDTAAGQAIVEGAGGRFTAPDGSPFPYNKPCLRNGPFVATALAG; this is encoded by the coding sequence ATGCACCATGACGACATCCTCACCCTGTGCGGCATCGCCCGCTTGGCCGGCCAGGAGATTTTGCGCGTGGCCGAGACCGCATTCGCCGTGGACACCAAAGCCGACGATTCCCCCGTCACCCAGGCCGATCGGGCCTCGGACGCCATCATCCGCCAGGCCCTGGGCGAACTGTATCCCGACATCCCCATCCTGTCCGAGGAATCGGGCCAGAGCGACTATGCCGTTCGCAAGGATTGGAAACGGTTCTGGCTGGTGGATCCCCTGGACGGCACCAAGGAGTTCATCAAGCGCAACGGCGAATTTACCGTCAATATCGCGCTGATGGAAAAAAACCGTCCGGTCTTCGGGATCATCCAGGTTCCGACGAAGGACGACATCTATTTTGGGGGGCCGTCACAGGGCGCGTTTCGCCTCTCGGGCACGGGCGCCCCCGTGCCCATCGCCGTGCGCCAACCGGCCCCAGGGGCGCCCGTGCTCGTGGGGGCCAGCCGCTCCCATCCCGATGCAAACCTCGACGCCTATCTGGCCGCGCTGCCGCCCCACGAACTGGTCACGGCGGGCAGCGCCTACAAATTCTGCCTGCTGGCCCAGGGAACCATCCATCTCTATCCCCGGTTCAACCCGACCATGGAGTGGGACACGGCCGCCGGGCAGGCCATTGTCGAGGGGGCCGGGGGCCGGTTCACCGCGCCGGACGGGTCGCCGTTTCCCTACAACAAGCCCTGCCTGCGAAACGGCCCCTTCGTGGCCACGGCCCTGGCTGGGTAA
- a CDS encoding universal stress protein produces MEKHLLVAIGDDFTSSLSLRYVYGFFSRRDAVKLTLFYVSPKTAAHAPHHAAPTREAPRCQPGDALPAMEKAKNWLLDMGFPKGNVFTKTCRGDQGIVKDIIKECEAGLYDAAVLGRRGLSWFDEMFTDSVSHKILWESVSFPIWVCRNPDPNRKDVLVCLDGSPQCLRVADHVGFILSGEPAHDITLLNIRGDGAPDPAPLFEKARGILAENGIDPGRIRKKAIVSDDPAQAILKLARTENYAAVAIGRTGDKPQAFMEHIVGTTSLKLLRKLEGAGLWLCK; encoded by the coding sequence ATGGAGAAACACCTTCTGGTCGCCATCGGCGACGATTTCACCTCCTCGTTGAGCCTGCGCTATGTCTACGGTTTTTTTTCCCGGCGCGACGCCGTCAAGCTGACCCTGTTCTACGTCAGCCCCAAAACCGCCGCCCACGCCCCGCATCATGCGGCCCCGACCCGGGAAGCCCCCCGCTGCCAGCCGGGCGACGCGCTGCCGGCCATGGAAAAGGCCAAGAATTGGCTGCTGGACATGGGTTTTCCCAAGGGCAACGTTTTCACCAAGACCTGCCGGGGCGACCAGGGGATCGTCAAGGACATCATCAAGGAGTGCGAGGCCGGGCTGTATGACGCCGCGGTCCTCGGGCGGCGCGGCCTGTCCTGGTTCGACGAGATGTTCACCGACAGCGTCTCCCACAAGATCCTGTGGGAATCCGTGAGCTTTCCCATCTGGGTCTGCCGCAACCCGGACCCAAACCGCAAGGACGTCCTGGTCTGCCTGGATGGTTCGCCCCAATGCCTGCGCGTGGCCGACCATGTCGGATTCATCCTCTCCGGGGAGCCCGCCCACGACATCACCCTGCTCAACATTCGCGGCGACGGCGCTCCCGACCCCGCCCCCCTGTTCGAAAAGGCCCGGGGCATCCTGGCGGAAAACGGCATCGACCCGGGCCGCATCCGTAAAAAGGCCATCGTCTCCGACGATCCCGCCCAGGCCATCCTCAAACTGGCCCGCACGGAGAACTACGCCGCCGTGGCCATCGGCCGCACGGGCGACAAACCCCAGGCCTTCATGGAGCATATCGTGGGCACGACCAGCCTCAAGCTCCTGCGCAAGCTCGAAGGCGCCGGCCTGTGGCTGTGCAAGTAG
- a CDS encoding glycosyltransferase, with amino-acid sequence MGKISVMRPRPADIHPLLVLHASHRVDSLMLCLKCLERFTDFARFKRIYVLHDAAAEEHRVVLSRFAARTGNVVVRECPAGGPVPGCNAVLNEIFAEHRRDVVVRVDADVFVTPRWLDHLVEGYRQHAHLDDVVLVSPLIPVSAAGRRVLGRFLRVAYPSERHMYAGPPVEQDWVYHRWMWEKVVREGLAAAWLDESGPPYHYLDEVAPHCAIYDRRLIERVYPLPVAPVQGLPVTDVETMVRAMQSGSLRTAVLLRSVAHHYSFPECEDYLRGHVSLEAVWRYTESLRVDPVAQDAPRPAIRRPALRLLAAGGLHRVMRA; translated from the coding sequence ATGGGAAAGATCTCGGTCATGCGGCCCCGTCCCGCCGACATCCATCCCCTCCTCGTGCTGCACGCCTCGCACCGGGTGGACAGCCTGATGTTATGCCTGAAGTGTCTGGAGCGGTTCACCGACTTTGCCCGGTTCAAGCGCATCTACGTGTTGCACGACGCCGCCGCGGAAGAACACCGGGTGGTCCTGTCCCGCTTTGCGGCCAGAACCGGAAACGTGGTTGTCCGGGAATGCCCGGCGGGTGGCCCGGTCCCGGGCTGCAACGCCGTCCTGAACGAGATTTTCGCCGAGCATCGCCGGGATGTCGTGGTCCGGGTCGATGCCGACGTGTTCGTCACCCCCCGCTGGCTGGACCATCTGGTGGAAGGCTATCGCCAACACGCCCACCTGGACGACGTGGTGCTTGTTAGTCCGCTGATCCCGGTCAGCGCGGCGGGCCGCCGGGTGCTCGGACGGTTTCTCAGGGTGGCCTATCCATCCGAACGGCACATGTACGCCGGGCCCCCCGTGGAGCAGGACTGGGTCTATCATCGCTGGATGTGGGAAAAGGTCGTGCGCGAAGGCCTGGCCGCCGCCTGGCTGGACGAGTCCGGCCCTCCCTACCACTATCTGGACGAGGTGGCCCCGCACTGCGCCATCTACGACCGAAGGCTCATCGAGCGCGTCTATCCGCTGCCCGTGGCCCCGGTCCAAGGCCTGCCGGTGACGGATGTCGAGACCATGGTCCGGGCCATGCAAAGCGGCAGTCTGCGCACGGCGGTCCTTTTGCGCAGCGTGGCGCACCACTACAGCTTTCCGGAGTGCGAGGACTACCTGCGCGGGCATGTCTCCCTGGAGGCGGTGTGGCGCTATACCGAGAGTCTGCGCGTCGATCCCGTGGCCCAGGACGCGCCGCGCCCGGCCATCCGGCGTCCGGCCCTGCGGCTTCTGGCCGCAGGCGGGCTTCACAGGGTGATGCGGGCGTAA
- a CDS encoding trypsin-like peptidase domain-containing protein, giving the protein MKKTFLLAAILACLAAAPPAAMAQAAPASVSPARLTPTVQAVRAVAPAVVSITTAKVVQRRAEPFGGDFFPDDLFRHFMGPGFEFPGNPGRKHTEQSLGSGVIIDGAKGLVLTNNHVIAGAETITAVLQDGRSFEADLLGSDADFDVAVLKLRGGTKLPQAVMGDSRDILIGEPAIAIGNPYGYGHTVTTGVISAVGRALRAEDGAAYADLIQTDAAINPGNSGGPLVNIEGRVIGINMAIRAGAEGIGFAIPVEKARRVVTELMDTGKVSPVWLGLFGQGVDERTARYFGLPEPAGLLVTEVAPGGTAQAAGIVPGDVVLSASGAKVEDAEHFQGLLRTVTAGEEVSLEILHDGARRTVGVRAAPFERQTAEALAAARWGITVRDGGGKGLVLAQVAKASPAGKIGLVPGDRLLGIGGERVNGMDDLTRAVLRHSMHRTLILVVERGGRGYYARITL; this is encoded by the coding sequence ATGAAAAAGACCTTCCTCCTCGCTGCGATCCTTGCCTGCCTGGCGGCCGCGCCCCCTGCGGCCATGGCCCAGGCCGCCCCGGCGTCCGTCTCCCCGGCCCGCCTGACCCCAACTGTCCAGGCCGTGCGGGCCGTGGCCCCGGCCGTGGTCAGCATCACCACGGCCAAGGTGGTGCAGCGCCGGGCCGAACCCTTCGGCGGCGATTTTTTCCCCGACGACCTCTTTCGCCATTTCATGGGCCCGGGTTTCGAATTTCCGGGCAACCCCGGCAGGAAGCACACGGAACAGAGCCTGGGCTCCGGGGTCATCATCGACGGGGCCAAGGGCCTGGTTCTGACCAACAACCATGTCATCGCCGGGGCCGAGACCATCACCGCCGTGCTTCAGGACGGCCGCTCCTTCGAAGCCGACCTGCTGGGCTCCGACGCCGATTTCGACGTGGCGGTCCTCAAACTGCGCGGCGGGACGAAACTGCCCCAGGCGGTCATGGGCGACTCCCGCGACATCCTGATCGGGGAACCGGCCATCGCCATCGGCAACCCCTACGGCTACGGCCACACCGTGACCACGGGCGTCATCTCCGCCGTGGGCCGGGCGCTCCGGGCCGAGGACGGCGCGGCCTACGCCGACCTCATCCAGACCGACGCGGCCATCAATCCCGGCAACAGCGGCGGCCCCCTGGTGAACATCGAAGGCCGGGTCATCGGCATCAATATGGCCATCCGGGCCGGGGCCGAGGGCATCGGCTTCGCCATCCCGGTGGAAAAGGCCCGGCGGGTGGTGACCGAGCTCATGGACACCGGCAAGGTGTCGCCCGTATGGCTGGGACTTTTCGGCCAGGGCGTGGATGAACGGACGGCCCGCTATTTCGGGCTGCCCGAGCCTGCCGGGCTGTTGGTCACGGAGGTGGCCCCCGGGGGCACGGCCCAGGCCGCCGGGATCGTCCCCGGCGACGTGGTGCTGTCGGCGTCCGGGGCCAAGGTTGAGGATGCCGAACATTTCCAGGGGCTTTTGCGCACCGTCACGGCCGGGGAGGAGGTGTCGCTGGAGATCCTGCACGACGGCGCCCGCCGCACCGTGGGGGTCCGGGCCGCTCCATTCGAGCGGCAGACGGCCGAGGCCCTGGCGGCTGCGCGCTGGGGCATCACCGTGCGCGACGGCGGCGGCAAGGGGTTGGTCCTGGCCCAGGTGGCAAAGGCCAGCCCGGCCGGAAAGATCGGGTTGGTCCCGGGGGACCGGCTGTTAGGCATCGGGGGGGAACGGGTGAACGGAATGGACGACCTGACCCGGGCGGTGTTGCGCCACAGCATGCACCGCACGCTCATCCTTGTGGTGGAGCGTGGCGGAAGGGGATATTACGCCCGCATCACCCTGTGA
- a CDS encoding Hsp20/alpha crystallin family protein gives MGKLNWTPWVGLEDMAAKRDQAEERARRTAGLPGREPGVESGFLWSPTADVMETPEAFLIIVEAPGVAREDMAVELRGRSLWIRGVRRVARDGASGLFRMLERSHGPFARRFALPPGIVRDAVTAILADGILEITVPKKGPEKIRRRIPIS, from the coding sequence ATGGGCAAGCTCAATTGGACCCCCTGGGTGGGGCTTGAAGACATGGCGGCAAAGCGGGATCAGGCCGAGGAACGCGCCCGCCGCACGGCCGGGCTCCCGGGCCGCGAGCCCGGCGTCGAATCCGGTTTTCTCTGGTCGCCGACGGCCGACGTGATGGAGACCCCGGAGGCCTTCCTGATCATCGTCGAGGCCCCGGGCGTGGCCCGGGAGGACATGGCCGTGGAGCTGCGCGGCCGCTCCCTGTGGATTCGCGGCGTTCGCCGCGTGGCCCGCGACGGCGCAAGCGGCCTGTTCCGCATGCTGGAACGCTCCCACGGCCCCTTCGCCAGACGCTTCGCCCTGCCGCCGGGCATCGTCCGGGACGCGGTGACGGCGATCCTGGCCGACGGCATCCTGGAGATCACCGTGCCCAAAAAAGGGCCGGAGAAAATCCGGCGGCGCATCCCCATCTCCTGA
- a CDS encoding Trm112 family protein, translating to MALSPELLRILACPKCKGDLTPCLAAPDIIEGLACSACAMVYPVREDIPIMLLEEAVPDEAWKAGKRSAKDARDA from the coding sequence GTGGCCCTTTCCCCGGAACTTCTGCGCATCCTGGCCTGTCCCAAATGCAAGGGCGACCTCACCCCCTGCTTGGCCGCCCCGGACATCATCGAAGGCCTGGCCTGTTCGGCCTGCGCCATGGTCTATCCCGTGCGCGAGGACATCCCGATCATGCTCCTCGAAGAGGCCGTCCCGGACGAGGCCTGGAAGGCCGGAAAGCGTTCGGCCAAAGACGCCCGCGACGCGTAA
- a CDS encoding PHP domain-containing protein, with protein MPGIDLHTHTTASDGTTTPRELIRLAAEAGLSAVAITDHDTVAGLPEAMAAGREFGVTVIGGVELSVFDGRRALHLVGLFVPESPGELGGVLARAREKRHDRNRLILEKLAALGIPLDYDEVLALADGAVGRPHIAAALQNSGHVKTIKDAFERYLGAGGRAYVPKTKMPLARAVSLLMAEGALPVLAHPYLLHEKGRSMERLVAGYREQGVAAIEAYYSEHSESQTREYLALAAKLDMGVSGGSDFHGAAKPGVALGRGRGRLFVPEGVLSALAARRESLLPRP; from the coding sequence ATGCCCGGCATTGATCTGCACACCCACACCACGGCCTCGGACGGCACGACGACCCCGCGCGAACTCATACGCCTGGCCGCCGAGGCCGGGCTCTCCGCCGTGGCCATCACCGACCACGACACCGTGGCCGGACTGCCCGAGGCCATGGCCGCCGGGCGCGAGTTCGGGGTCACGGTCATCGGCGGGGTGGAGCTTTCGGTCTTCGACGGGCGGCGCGCCCTGCATCTGGTGGGGCTTTTCGTGCCGGAGTCGCCGGGCGAACTGGGCGGCGTGCTGGCCCGGGCCCGCGAGAAGCGTCACGACCGCAACCGGCTGATTCTGGAGAAGCTTGCCGCCCTGGGCATCCCTCTGGACTACGACGAGGTGCTGGCCCTGGCCGACGGAGCCGTGGGACGGCCGCACATCGCCGCCGCGCTCCAGAATTCCGGCCATGTCAAGACCATAAAGGACGCCTTCGAACGCTATCTCGGGGCTGGCGGCCGGGCCTACGTGCCCAAGACCAAGATGCCCCTGGCCAGGGCCGTGTCCCTGCTTATGGCCGAGGGCGCGCTCCCGGTCCTGGCCCATCCGTATCTGCTGCATGAAAAGGGCCGGTCCATGGAACGGCTTGTGGCCGGATACCGGGAGCAGGGCGTAGCGGCCATCGAGGCCTACTACAGCGAGCACAGCGAGTCCCAAACCCGGGAATATCTGGCCCTGGCCGCGAAATTGGACATGGGCGTCTCCGGCGGCTCGGATTTCCATGGCGCGGCCAAGCCCGGGGTGGCCCTGGGCCGGGGCCGGGGGCGGCTTTTTGTGCCGGAGGGCGTGCTTTCGGCGCTTGCCGCCCGGCGCGAAAGCCTGTTGCCGCGGCCCTGA
- a CDS encoding HAD family hydrolase, producing the protein MLTTTIPGLGDVSLAHLVLDYNGTLALDGAPLPGVAERLAALADSLAVHVITADTFGTVRAALAGLPASVTVLSPGPEDAAKLAFVQSLGLSATASIGNGRNDRLMLRACAVGLAVIGPEGACLDAVLAADAVFTDIRNALDVFTHPARLVATLRT; encoded by the coding sequence ATGTTGACGACGACGATTCCGGGCCTGGGGGACGTGTCCCTTGCCCATCTTGTCCTGGATTACAACGGCACCCTGGCCCTGGATGGCGCACCCCTGCCCGGGGTGGCCGAACGCCTGGCGGCCCTGGCCGACAGCCTGGCCGTGCATGTGATCACGGCCGACACCTTCGGCACGGTGCGCGCGGCCCTGGCCGGACTCCCGGCCTCGGTCACGGTGCTGTCCCCGGGCCCGGAGGACGCGGCCAAGCTGGCCTTTGTCCAGTCCTTGGGGCTCTCGGCCACGGCCTCCATCGGCAATGGCCGCAACGACCGGCTCATGCTGCGGGCCTGCGCCGTGGGCCTGGCGGTCATCGGCCCGGAAGGGGCCTGCCTGGACGCGGTGCTGGCCGCCGACGCCGTGTTCACCGACATCCGCAACGCCCTGGACGTGTTCACCCACCCCGCCCGACTGGTCGCGACCCTGCGTACATAG
- a CDS encoding sigma-54-dependent transcriptional regulator, with protein sequence MLDATAQKRVLVVDDEPGHRLMVRAVLSDAGWVVDEAASAELALERLRRAKSGSEPDVVLLDMRLPGMDGMEALECITRLDTSGEPVPVVLLTAYGSVGSAVSAMKRGAFDYLTKPADNDELTAVMDKARDYSRLLRENKALRQRMGSGGARLIGESPAMRTLKELIAQVGPSEATVLILGDSGTGKELAAEALHEASPRAAKPLVRVNCAALPGELLESELFGHVKGAFTGALRDKPGRFLLADGGTLFLDEIGEMPPGLQAKLLRVLQDGIVEPVGGVSPIQVDTRIITATNRDLAAEAKSGRFREDLYYRLNVLEMRMPPLRERLDDLPLLVGHLLRKLGEKNRKVVRGVSPAFLERLSMYDWPGNVRELENVLERALILSRSDTLGPEMLPPHFPGGPGAADPGRALTPPVVLDNGPMDFEGAEKAAIERALGATGGHRERTADLLGISRRTLQYKLRKYGLARR encoded by the coding sequence ATGCTTGACGCAACGGCGCAGAAACGAGTGTTGGTGGTTGACGACGAACCGGGCCATCGGCTCATGGTCCGGGCGGTCCTGTCGGACGCCGGATGGGTGGTGGACGAAGCGGCCAGCGCCGAGTTGGCCCTGGAACGGTTGCGCCGCGCCAAGTCAGGGTCGGAGCCCGACGTGGTGCTCCTGGACATGCGCCTGCCCGGCATGGACGGCATGGAGGCCCTGGAGTGCATCACCCGCCTGGACACCTCGGGCGAACCGGTGCCGGTGGTGCTGCTGACGGCCTATGGCAGCGTGGGCTCGGCCGTGTCGGCCATGAAGCGCGGGGCCTTCGACTATCTGACCAAGCCTGCGGACAACGACGAACTCACGGCGGTCATGGACAAGGCCCGGGATTACTCCCGCCTTCTGCGTGAAAACAAGGCCCTGCGGCAACGCATGGGATCGGGCGGGGCGCGGCTGATCGGCGAAAGCCCGGCCATGCGCACGCTCAAGGAACTGATCGCCCAGGTGGGGCCGAGCGAGGCCACGGTGCTCATCCTTGGCGATTCGGGCACCGGCAAGGAACTGGCGGCCGAGGCCCTGCACGAGGCCAGCCCCCGGGCGGCCAAGCCCCTGGTCCGGGTCAACTGCGCGGCCCTGCCCGGCGAGCTTCTGGAGAGCGAACTGTTCGGGCACGTCAAGGGGGCCTTCACCGGGGCGCTTCGCGACAAGCCGGGCCGGTTCCTCCTGGCCGACGGGGGGACGCTTTTTCTGGACGAGATCGGCGAGATGCCGCCGGGTCTCCAGGCCAAGCTGTTGCGGGTGCTTCAAGACGGTATTGTGGAGCCCGTGGGCGGGGTGTCGCCCATCCAGGTGGACACCCGGATCATCACCGCCACCAACCGGGATCTGGCGGCCGAGGCCAAAAGCGGCCGATTCCGCGAGGATCTCTATTATCGCCTAAACGTCCTGGAGATGCGCATGCCGCCCTTGCGCGAACGCCTGGACGATCTGCCGCTTTTGGTGGGACATCTGTTGCGCAAGCTGGGGGAGAAAAACCGCAAGGTGGTGCGCGGGGTATCCCCGGCCTTTCTGGAACGGCTTTCGATGTACGACTGGCCGGGCAACGTGCGGGAATTGGAAAACGTGCTGGAGCGGGCGCTCATCTTAAGCCGGTCGGACACCCTGGGGCCGGAGATGTTGCCGCCGCATTTCCCCGGCGGTCCTGGCGCGGCCGATCCGGGACGCGCGCTGACGCCCCCGGTGGTGCTCGACAACGGCCCCATGGATTTCGAAGGCGCGGAAAAGGCGGCCATCGAACGGGCCCTGGGGGCCACGGGCGGACACCGCGAACGCACGGCGGACCTGTTGGGCATCAGCCGCCGCACCCTGCAGTACAAATTGCGCAAGTACGGGCTGGCCAGACGCTAG